DNA from Bacteroidota bacterium:
GTAATCTCATCTTCTAAATCCTCTACTTCCAGAGGTAATTCACCGCGTACACTACGGATTTTATCGATTCTTGAATCAACCAGTTGTAGATCGTAAAGTGCTCTTAACTTCTCTTCTACTGTGATTTCTTTATCGTTTGCCATTTACAAATAATTGATTGGATTTGTATTTAATTCAGATAAAACGACTGCAAATTTAGTGATTTTTTTGCTAAGATATTCAAACAAAAGGTTTTTTGTGAACTGTTCACTTTCATAGTGCCCGATATCGGCAATAATTATCTTGTCTTCGGCGCCGTAAAATTCGTGATATTTAAAATCTGCAGATATAAAAACGTCCGCTCCTGATGCTATAGCTGACTTTGTTGCAAAACTTCCCGAACCGCCAAGTACAGCTATTTTTTTTATTTCCTTTCCTGTAAAATTACTGTGTCTTATACATTTTGTCGGCAATTTTTCTTTTAAATATTGAAAAAAATCAATTTCCGGCATAGGATTTTGTAATTCTCCCGTCATTCCAAGGCCGATTTGTTGGTTTTGATTGTCTAAAGTAGTTATCTCGTATGCAACCTCTTCATAGGGATGTACTTTTATCAGAGTGTTTAATATTTTTCTTTCTAAATGAGCCGGGAATGTAATGTTAATATTGCTCTCTTTTTCTATATGCAAAACTCCTTTCTCTCCAATAACCGGATTTGACTCCTCATTACCTTTGTATGTTCCATTTCCTACTATGTTGAAACTGCAATTATCGTAATTGCCAATAGTTCCAGCTCCACTTTCGAATAGTGCTAACCTCACTTTTTCGGCATTCTCAGCAGGAACATATGTTGACAGCTTTTTAATTGTATTTTCTTTTGGAAGTAATATTTGTTTATTTACTGCTCCGAGCTTTTGTAGTACAATGTCGTTTACACCTTGCCACGATACATCTAAGGCCGTGTGTATAGCGTATATGGCAATATCGTTTTTTATAGCTTTAATAACTGTTTTTTCCACATAGTTTTTTCCTGTGATTTTTTTTAATCCGGAAAAAATTATCGGATGGAAGCTTACTATCATGTTTAAGCCTTTCTCAACAGCTTCATCTACAACCTTTGGTAAAGTGTCGTGAGTTATTAGTATTCCCGTTAGTTTTGCATTTGGGTCACCTACCAGTAAACCAACGTTGTCGTAGCTTTCTGCGTAAAAAGTTGGTGATAGCTCTTCCAGTAAATTAATTATCTCTTTTATCTGCATAGTTATGGCGGAAAAATATTACAAACGGTACGTCTGTTATATGTTTCTCTGTTTTAAGTTGTTGATAAGTAGGTTGATAAATGTATTTTATCAATTATTGTTTTAAAACAATAGTTCCAAAAGAATTGATATATTCACATAGCCTAAAAAATTACATTGCAAATTACATGATTTCGGGAATATAATAAAATCAATTTGAAATCAATGAATATCATTCGATTTATACTTTTGCCTTTTTCTGTTCTCTACGGATTAATTACATATCTGCGAAATAAATTTTATGATTTTGGCTGGTTTAAAAGTACAGAATTCGATTTGCCTGTTGTTGCTGTTGGTAATTTAAGTGCAGGAGGAACAGGTAAAACACCTCATATTGAATATTTAATCAGACTGCTTAACGACAAGTACCATTTGGCTACTCTTTCACGGGGGTACGGGCGAAAAACCAAAGGTTACTTTATCGCTGATAAATTTACAAATGCGAGTGATATTGGTGATGAACCTATGCAGTTTCATCAAAAGTTTGAGAGTGTTAGTGTTGCTGTGGATGCAAATAGAGTAGAGGGAATAACAAAGTTGATGGATGAGAATGAAAAACCTGAAGTTATTCTGCTTGACGATGCTTTTCAGCACAGACGTGTAAA
Protein-coding regions in this window:
- a CDS encoding Nif3-like dinuclear metal center hexameric protein, with translation MQIKEIINLLEELSPTFYAESYDNVGLLVGDPNAKLTGILITHDTLPKVVDEAVEKGLNMIVSFHPIIFSGLKKITGKNYVEKTVIKAIKNDIAIYAIHTALDVSWQGVNDIVLQKLGAVNKQILLPKENTIKKLSTYVPAENAEKVRLALFESGAGTIGNYDNCSFNIVGNGTYKGNEESNPVIGEKGVLHIEKESNINITFPAHLERKILNTLIKVHPYEEVAYEITTLDNQNQQIGLGMTGELQNPMPEIDFFQYLKEKLPTKCIRHSNFTGKEIKKIAVLGGSGSFATKSAIASGADVFISADFKYHEFYGAEDKIIIADIGHYESEQFTKNLLFEYLSKKITKFAVVLSELNTNPINYL